The DNA window AGCATCGCCACCATGCTGCCGACGCTAACCCCTATATCCCTCGCTACAGGTTCGCATTTGGCAGTCAAAAGAAAAGCAACGTTTTCCCACTTCGATTCGGACAAGCATTCGTAGTTAGCCATACCCTTAGCCACGATTACGTCAGCCTCCTCTATCCTACTCTTCGTAACCTCCGGAAGCATTTCTTCGTCTATACCAATCTCTCCTCCGTTAGGAAGTATTTCGTCGGCAACTTTATCTATTCCGGCAAGCTTCGCATCTTCGATTGTTGCGTCGCTGAGTATTGGCTTTCCTCTAACTACAACGCTAACTTTCTCCGAGATCTTCTTGATTTCCCTTATCAGCAAATAATCGAAGAATATCTCTCCGGCGTTGTCAGTTACGTAAACAACCTTCCCTCTGCAGAGGTCCTTTATCTCCTCGGTGTCGTCGATAGTTAACCCTTTCGCGAACATTTTGAGGAAGTACATCTTGAAGTTATCTTCCTCAACTTTGTGATCCAGAACTCCGTAGTCGAAGGCGTTACCGATTATGCTTGCCACGACTGCTCCGTAAAACTTGTCGGAAAGCTTCGAAATGAAATCTTCGACGAATGGCAGATTTTTCATAGCAACAGCATTCGCTCTATCCTTAAGAGGTTTGTAAGGGTCTTCGACTCCGAGAACTTCGTAAACTCTTCTGTGGACTTTCGTGGCTATTAAAGCGTTAATCCCCCTCTTTTCGTATTCCTCGCTTAAAATTTTGAGAGCCTCTCCAACAGCCCTCTCTATTTTGCTCTGATCATTCGTAGCTATCTTGCATTCTAGGTAAACCCTGTTCAGCAAACAAGCCGGACATTTAGCAGCGATCCTCATAGCTACGTGTCGAGATTTCTCACTTCTGTGGCGTGCTCCATTATGAACCTCTTCCTGTCTTCGGTGTTCTCTCCCATGAGAATCGAAACTATCTCTTCGGCCATCGCCGCATCTTCGAGTGTTACCTGAATAAGTATCCTTCTCTTCGGATCCATCGTCGTCTCCCAGAGCTGTTCAGGGTTCATCTCTCCCAGACCTTTGTACCTCTGAACTTCCGCATCTCCTATTCTTTTAAGCAGGTTTTCGAGTTCTTTGTCTGAGTAAAGGTAGTAAACTTTCTTCCCCTTCTTAACTCTGTAGAGGGGCGGCTGGGCTATGTAAAGGTATCCGTTCTCTATAAGCGGACGCATGTAGCGGTAGAAGAAGGTTAGCAGCAGAGTTCTTATGTGAGCTCCATCTATGTCCGCGTCGGTCATTATGATGATTCGCCTGTACCTCGCCTTTTTTATGTCGAAATCCTTTCCGAAACCGGCACCTATGGCAGCTATAATCGCTTTTATTTCGTCGTTTTTCAAAACTCTAACCATACCAGCCTTCTCTACGTTTATAATCTTACCTCTTATCGGCAAAATTGCCTGAAATCTTCTGTCTCTTGCCTGTTTTGCCGAACCTCCGGCAGATTCACCCTCAACTATGAACAGCTCCCTCTCTTCAGGATTTTTCGACGAGCAATCGGCAAGCTTCCCCGGAAGAGTTGCCACTTCTTCTCTCCTCTTTATAACGTCCCTCGCCCTTTTCGCAGCCTCTCTCGCTTTAGCAGCTAATATGCACTTCTCTATTATTTTGTTAGCCTGCTCAGGATGCTCTTCAAACCACCTCATCAATTCGCTGTAAACTATGGTCTCCACAGCCGTCTTAACTTCGCTGTTACTCAGCTTGGTCTTCGTCTGCCCCTCAAACTGTGGTTCCGGAACCTTAACTGAAATTACGGCTGTCAAACCTTCTCTGACGTCCACCCCGGTTATCGGCTTGAAGTTCTTGACGTTCTTCTTTCCGTATTCGTTTATCGCTCTCGTTAGAGCCGCTCTGAATCCTACAACGTGAGTGCCTCCCTCAACGTTGTGTATGTTGTTGGCATAAGCGAGAATAGTTTCGAAGTCGGTGTTCGTGTACTGCAGAGCTACTTCGACGCTAATTCCGTTTCTCTCTCCACTTATGTATATTACATCGGAAATCTTTTCTCTGTTGGCGTTGAGATGCTCCACGAACTCCACAATTCCCCTTTCTGAGTAGAACTCCTCCTTTTTCCCGCTTCTTTCATCGTACAGCTCAAGCTTCAGTCCCTTGTTCAAGTATGCGAGTTCTCTAAGTCTGTGCGCCACTATGTCGTAGCGGAACTCCGTCGTTTCGAAAATCTCCTCGTCTGGCTTGAACCTCACGTAAGTTCCCGTCTCGTTTGTCTCTCCGATAATCTCAAGAGGTGTCACCGGAACTCCTCTCTCGTATCTCTGCCTGTATATCTTTCCGTTTCTCTTAACAATAACTTCCACCCACTCGGAAAGAGCATTAACGACGGATAAACCAACTCCGTGCAAACCTCCAGAGACTTTGTACGCTTTTTTGCTGAACTTTCCTCCCGCGTGAAGCTTCGTCATCACTATTTCCAAAGCTGGCTTTCCGAGGGGGTGCATTTCGGTCGGAATTCCTCTTCCGTCATCTTCGACGCTCGCACTTCCATCCCTATGTAAAACTACTCTTATTCTGCTGCAGTATCCCGCTAAATGCTCGTCAACGCTGTTGTCGATAACTTCCCACAAAAGGTGATGAAGCCCTCTAATTCCAACTCCACCAATGTACATCCCCGGTCTCTTTCTCACAGCTTCCAAATCGCTAAGAACTTCGATTTGCTCAGCCGTGTACTCTTCCACGAAACCAAATTTAATCTCTCGGTTTAAAACTCTTGGGTGTTCAATACGAATTCTACTTTAGCCATCGAAATGTTTTTCTTTTCTCTTTAGAAGGTAATTGGAATCGTGAAAGAGAAAAATTTATAAATAGTAAAATAAAAAAACCATTTGAGGGTGGTAATATGTTTAAAAGGATTTTTGAGAAATTAGTGTATTACTTTGTTATGATTTACGTTGTGATTGCGTTTTTAACTGGTAGGATGAAGATGTTTAAGTAGAGCAGGATATTTAGCTTTGCTCTTTGGTAATGATGCCCAGAAATTCAGCATTTTTCAAAAGATACTGGCTGAAACTTGTTTTAACACACCGATATTTAAACTACGTTTTGGTCCACAACGATATTTACATCTACCAAGTAGAAACACAAAATTTTATATACCAAATTGGAAGTACTTTTTTATAGGTGATACCCGTGTGGGATCAACTTTCTGACGTTGAAAATTGGGTGAAACAAAGATATATAGTTCTCGCTAAGGAATTCGGAAACAAGCCCTTTAGATTAGAAGACGCTGAAAAGGTTTTGAAAAAAGCGGGAATAGAAACCGGGAACGTGAAGGAATTACTTTCGATTCTGAGAAAAAAGGGTTTGCTTGAGGTTGAAAAAGACCCTGAAGATTTTAGAAGAAGCATCTACAGGTTGCTTTTTGTTGAAAAATCCGTGAGTCCTACGAGAGACAAGCTCTTCAGAAGCCTCAAAGCCGGAGCCGATCTGATAAGAGGAGGTGTTGATTACAAAGTGCTCTTGCTGTTCCTCTTCTACAAGGCTTTGAGCGATAAGTGGAATGCTCTCGTGGAAAGCTTCGTATCAGAAGGACACACAAAAACACAGGCTTATCTGCTTGCCAACAGAAAATACTATGTGCTTTACGACGAGAATGAGCAGAAGCTCCTGACTTGGCACGAAGTTACGAAGAAGAGAGAGACGCTCACAGAACTTGCGAACGCCTTAACGAGAATATCGAGATTGAATGAAAAGCTTTCAGACCTTGAGAAGCTCGTCGAGATTCTAGGATTCAAGGGATTCATAAGCGAAGATAATCTTCACACTATCGAGAGCATAATCCAGATTTTCAACACCCTCGATTTCTCGAAGCTGCCCTATGACGTTATAGGAGATGCATATATGTGGATTCTGAATTACTTCGCTCCACAGAAGGCGAAGGAAGGAGAAAACTACACTCCGATAGAAATAGTGAAGCTCGTTGTCAACTTGTTGGACATAGAGGTCGATGAAGAGAGTGGGGTTGTTACCGTTCTCGATCCAGCTTTAGGCTCCGGAAGTATGCTCATAGTTTCGAGAGATTACGTTAGAGAGAAGTACGGGAAGGAAGGGGAAGATGTTCTCATGCTTTACGGTCAGGAAAGAAACGAGATAATGGGTGTTATAGCAAAAATGAACCTGATTCTTCACGACATAAAGAATTACGAGATTTTTATTGGAGACAGTTTAGCCAATCCGAGATTTCCGCAGTGCGATTACGTCGTCGCTAATCCGCCCTGGAACCAGGATTACAACGTGAACGGGCTTATAGAAGATCCAAAGGTTAAGAAAATTTACACGCAGTTCACGAGCACTTTGCCACCCAAAAACTCGATGGACTGGGGCTGGATACAGCTCATGCTTTACTTTGCAAGGAAAAAAGTTGGTATAATTCTCGACAACGGAGCTTTGTTCAGAGGAGGGAGTGAAAAGAGGATTAGAGAGGCTATTGTTAGGAGAGATTTGATCGAAGCCGTTGTTCTGCTTCCGGAGAAGCTCTTCTACAACACGGGAGCACCGGGATGCGTTATTATTTTCAACAAGAACAAGCCTGAAGAGAGGAAAGGTAAAATCCTGTTCATCAACGCAAGCAACGAGTACGAGAAGCATCCAGAAGTTAGAAGGTTGAACAGACTCGGAGAGAAAAATATCGAGAAGATCGTGGATGCTTACCGAGAATTTAAGGATATCAAGGGTTTTGCGAGAGTTGTCAGCATTGAAGAGATTGCGAAGAACGATTACAATCTAAACGTTACGCTCTACGTAACTCCAATCGTAGAAGAAGAGGAGATCGACGTTGTCGAAGAGTGGCGAGAACTCGAGAAGATAGAAGCTGAGAGAGATGAGATAAAAGCCAAGCTCAGCGAATACGTTTCCGAAATAATGAGGGTTTGGTGATGAGTATGGGAAAGGTTGTGGAAGCTATTTACGAGAAGGGGGTGCTGAAACCTCTCGAAAAGTTAGACTTAAAGGAGGGTGAGAGGGTCAAGATAGAAATCAGAAGGAGCGTTTTCGGAATCTTGAAGGACTGGAAAGTAGACTCTCAGAAGCTTAAGGATAAGTTTAGACAAACTGGAGGATGATATCATGATGTTGAACATATTTGAGGTAGATAAAAATCGAGTAGAGGTGCCACAGGACGTATACCTCTACAAGGTTCATCTAAAAACGCTGGAGCAGAGAAAAAGAGACATGTGTATAGCTGTCTTAAGAAATAGTTTTGGGTATCTTGACGTAAACAGTTTTGTTATATACTCGTACAAAGAGATTAGGGATCTGCCACGAAGAATTAAAAAATACTGCGACTTAGAACCTACAGGAAAGGTAAAAATGAATGAAGTTGACGAAAACGTTAGGAATGCATTGGTTAAAACTTTTCTTAGATCGAAGATAAGAAAGGATATTAAAAAACTCTTAAAAAAATTTAAAAAATTTCAACAAAGTGTTGGGCGATGGACAGTCGCATTGGACTTAGAGAGAATAGAGTTAGTGGAGCATAATGGAGAAATCCTCGTTTCTTTTAATGTCAAATTAAATATTAGTTCAATGATAAATTTATGGGATATAATTGAAAGAGATGTTAACAGGCTAAAAGGACTCTGCTGGAGTCCAGAAAACCTAAACGACAATAGAATTTGGTTTAGGTACATTCCTCATTTGATTATAGAAGAAGTTGAGGATTTCGAGGAGAGTGCAAAATCTTTCATTCTTAGCGATGTTCATACTGGAGAAGAGTTTGGAGGTTGGACTACTGAAGATCTAAAGAAATATCCAGAAAATGAGTATGGCTTATCAGAGGATGCCATTAAGAAAATTGGGAATTATACGCAATTCGATAGCACCCAACCGATTATTAAAGGTGTAACTTGGAGTGGTAAGGAGTATCCCTTTTTACCTCAGCATTGCATCCCAGCTTACAATCCAATGTTAGCAACAGCTGAGGAGAAAAAAAGAATAGAAGAAATTAAAATCAATTTAAAAAATAAAAAAGATGAAATTATTAGAAAAATAATTGAACAGCTACCGTACCTAAAACAACCTGATAACATTGAGATTAAAAAAGTGCAAGAGACAGCCAGATTAAGAGCAAAATTTGTTAAAGTTGAGGTAACTAAAGGTAAAATTACTAAAACTCTTTCTCAGCCGTACGAAAAACCAGTGTCGAGTACTTTGGATTTGTTTGGCTGGATTTCAAGAATTATAGATGGAGGAGATGGAATTATAGAGATTTGCATTCCAGATTACATACCAGAAAATCTTTCAAGAATTAAAGAGATCGAAGCATTCTTGCTAATTGAAAATGATTTGAACGAAAATGAAAGAAAAGTAGGCGACAAATTATTAAATGACGCAATATATGTTTATAACTTCGTTAGAAGCGTTTGCCTCAGGTGTGGTATAAATATACCTTACTTAAATTATAAAGGTAACCGATTCTACTTTGAAAATAGCAAAGAGGGTATCAGAGATATATACAAAAGGATAACCACCTCCCTTAGCGGTGAGATAGGTTTTGCTCTTATATTTGGAAAGAGAGATAATTATGAAGACGAAGAGGGCGAAGATTCTTTTGACTACTACAATCCCCTAAAATCTGCTTTATTTAGAAACAACATATTAAGTCAAAATTTTGATGTCACGAATTATGTAAGAGGCGACGGCAAAATTAATAAGAACACGATTAAATATGCTGTATCAAATATAATTTATAATATTTTTGGGAAGTTGGGAGTAAAATTCTTCGTTCTTGAAGAGGATGTTCCATACGACTACATACTTGGTATTGATGTAGGGTATGGCGAAGCTTACACAGGTAAAGTAGCTGGATGCACAACAGTGCACGACTCGGAGGGCAGACTAAGAAACTTAATTCCTATAGAAAAACAGAACTATCCCTCCAAGGAGACTGCAAGAATTAAAGCCTTACTAGAAGAAATTGAACAGAAAAAGAAAATTTACAACATAGATTTTGAGAACAAAAGTATACTAATCTTGAGAGACGGTCGCATTAATAAAGAAGAAATAAACCAACTGATGGAGTTTTCTGAAGAAAGAAATTGCAGGATAACGTATATCGAAATCAGGAAAAACATTGTGCATCAATTCTTAGTGAATAGCTCACAAGCGTGTTATGTCAAGATTGGCGATTATTACATCTTGAAAGCTCATAATCCTAGAATAGGATTTCCCAGAGCAATAAAGATTGCAAGAAAGATCGTAATTGAGGGCGATGCGTGGAGAGAGTCATCACTAACGGAGGACGACATCTTACTGATTTACAAACTTACAGCCCTGAATTATTCTACAATCGGCAGAGATAGCAATCTTAGAATACCGGCTCCAATTTACTACGCTGATAAACTTGTAAAAGCCCTTAAAAAAGGGTGGAAATTCGATGAGAGGTTCTTGAGGTATGGAATTCTATACTTCTTGTAGTTGAGGCTCATGAAGGTCGAAAAGATCGTTGAGGAATTCGCTCGGGAACTGAGGAAGAAACACGAAGACAAAGTAGAGGCTATAATCTTCTTCGGTTCTCATGCGAGGAGTGAAGGAAGGGAGGAGAGCGACATCGACGTTTTAATCATTGGAGACTTAAAGCTCGACGAAGCTGTAGATGTCGCTTATCCGATTTTTCTGAAGTACGGAGTTTACATTTCCCCGATCGTGATGAATAGAGAGCACTTCGAGACGTTAAAAGCTGAAAGGACCGGATTCATCGAGAACGTTTTGAAGGAAGGGGTATTTTTGTATGGCGGAGTATGAGAAATACCTCGAAAGGGCTTACGAAGCCCTCGAATCCGCTAAGATTTTGTTTGAGAACGAGAAGTACAACGCTTCGATAAGTCAAGCTTATTACGCAATGTTTTACGCATCGAAAGCCCTTCTGAGCCTTAAGAGAATATATCCAAGAACTCACAGGGGAGTAGTTTCCGAATTGGGTTTGAGATTTGTGAATGAGGGCTATATCGAAGAGCTTTACGGCAAAATCTTGGCTAAGGGCTTGCAGTTGAGGGAGAGGGTGGATTACGACGTTTATTACAGAGCATCAAAGGAGGAGGCTGAGGAGATGATAAACGAGGCTGAGATGTTCGTAGAGAGGATAAGGAGGGCGATAGAGGAGATTTTGAAGAGAGGTGAGGGGAATGATTGACGTGATGTTTGTTCCGATCTTTCTTTTTCAGTTCGTCTTTTGGTTGTTTCTGAACCTAACGAGAATCGGACAAGCAATCTTAGCAATTTGGGGTAGTTTGACTTTGATGGGGTTCATTGTAAACGTATTTTATCCCGCATATCTTCAAACGATTCATCTTGGAACGTCTGGGAATTTCTTGATGGCGACCGATTTAATTGTTGAATTCGTGAAAGATTCGGTTTTGTTTTTGGTTAATTTAGTCATTCCACCTTGGTTGGGGTTGCTCGTTGGATTATTTTCGACTCATGCACAGAGAGGTGAGAAATATGATCTCGTCTGCTAAGCTTCAATTCTACAAGGAGGAGAGGCTTGTATTTAACAAAGAACTCGGTTGCGAGATTCCTGAGGATTGGGGAGTTGTTAAGCTTGGAAAGGTTGTTGAAGTCTGGGATAAGTATAGAATTCCAGTTAAAGAGCAAGATAGAAAGCCAGGACCATATCCTTACTGCGGAGCTAATGGTATAATTGATTACGTTGATGGTTATACACATGACGGAGAATTTGTTCTCCTTGCCGAGGATGGAGGTTATTTTGGACCTTTTGAAAAGAGTGCATACATAATGCGAGGAAAATTCTGGGCAAATAACCACGTGCACATTTTGAAAGCTATAGCAAATAAAATGACGAGCGAATTCTTGATGTTTTACTTAAACTTCATGGATTTAAGGCCTTTCTTGACTGGCTCCACTCGACCCAAATTGACACAAACTGATATGTTGAGAATTCCTTTACCAAAACCTTCACTTCCAGAACAAAAAGCAATCGCAGAAATCCTCTCAACAGTCGATAGAGCCATCGAAAAAACCGATGAAATCATCGCCAAAGTTGAACGCTTAAAGAAGGGCTTGATGCAGGAGCTTCTCGCTGGCAGGGTTAGAGTTAAAGTTGAGAACGGGAAGATCAGATTTTACAGAGAGACGAGATTTAAGGATAGCGAGATCGGGAAAGTGCCAGAGGATTGGGAGGTTGTTAAGCTTGGGAAAGTTGCCGAGCAAAGGAAAGAAATTGTTGACCCTACCGAAGTTGATCCCGTAACCCCATATGTTGGCCTAGAACACGTAAACTCGGGAGAAACGAAATTAAGTAACTTCGGAAAAGCAGAGGAAGTCGTTAGTTCAAAATATAGGTTTTACATTAGAGATATCCTTTACGGAAAATTAAGACCATATCTCGACAAAGCTGTAATTTCTAATATTAACGGAGTCTGTTCTACTGATTTTATCGTCATGAGAACTAAAAGAGACTACACAATACCTGATTTCTTGATTTATGTGCTACATACAAAGAGATTCATCGATTATTCTACTGCTGGTATGACTGGAACAAATCATCCTCGAACATCTTGGAATTGGATAGCTAAGTTTGAATTTCCGCTCCCACCACTCCAAGAACAAAAAGCAATAGCAGAAATCCTTTCAACTCTCGACAAAAAACTCGAACTTGAAAAGAAAGAGAAGGAAAGACTTGAGAGAATAAAGAAGGGGCTAATGAATGTTTTGCTGACTGGAAGAGTGAGGGTGAAAGTTGGATGAATTTAGACAACATAGAACAAATTTTAGAATCTCCTGAAAAGTTAGACTCTTTATTAAAATTACTTATGTCTTTGGAGCGAATTTTAGAATCTCAAGATGAACAGAGATATTTAGAAGCTAAAAGGTTTGTTGAGTCGGCAAATGAAGATTTAAAGGCTTCACAAATCCTTTACAATGCAGGTTTATACTCATCAGCGGTCTTTCACATGCAACAAGCTACTGAAAAATACTTTAAAGCAATAGCAATTTACTATTTTGGACTTTCAAAGAAAAACATTAGGAAATACGTGAAACACGATACACCTAAGATTGCAATTTTATTTTTAAGAAAGTATCAAAATATAGTTAAAGATTTAACTATGTTTTTCAAAGATATTGTCCCCGAGAAATACTTAGCAGATACTTCGAGAGAATACATCCTCAATCTTGAAAGATTGATAAATACAAATAAACGAGACATTGCCCAATTGAATAAAGAAGAAATATATAAGCTAATTAAGTTAACTAGATCGCTTGTCGAAAGCTTAGAGAGTGATGACACTAAGAATAAAATTCTTAATACTCTTCAGGATTTAAATAACAATAAAAGTAAGATAGTTAATAAAATTCTAGAGGTATTAAACCTCTCCCAAATTAGTGAATCTAAGCTTGACCAAATTAAGAAACAAATCATAAAGGCACTCGATGTTTCCTTTACTGAAGCTCCTCACAATGTAGAAATTGCTCTAAAACTTGCATCTTCGATATGTATGTTATTCTTTCTGGGAATAATAACGTACCCGCATGCTACTTTTACGCGATACAGACAAAAATCAGCCCCTCAATATGATATAGGGCTTGGAATAGTGGATTCTTTCAGAGACTTACTTGAATTGCTACAGTTGGCATCTGATAATATAAATAACCTGTTTAATATATAAGATCGTAGAGGTGTAGCATTATGCCCCTCCAATCGGAGGATGTCGTTCACGAAGAAATCAAGAGAAATCTCATCGAAATCGGCTGGAAAGATGGAAATACCGAGCTGAAAATACCTGAACACGCGCTGATCGAAAGTTATTACCTGCCAGACGTTCTTGAAAAGAAAATCCTCGAAATTAACGAGGAGGAGTTTTCGAGGGTTGAAGAAGACGAGGAAAGAGAGGTGTTTGCAAAAATCTTTGAAGAGCTGAACGCGAGGGAAGAAAGAATTCTCGACTATCTTAAATACGGGGTCAAAGTTAAAGTTGGAAAAGAAATCAAAATTTTTCGCCTGATAGATCACGAGAAGC is part of the Ferroglobus placidus DSM 10642 genome and encodes:
- a CDS encoding restriction endonuclease subunit S; amino-acid sequence: MISSAKLQFYKEERLVFNKELGCEIPEDWGVVKLGKVVEVWDKYRIPVKEQDRKPGPYPYCGANGIIDYVDGYTHDGEFVLLAEDGGYFGPFEKSAYIMRGKFWANNHVHILKAIANKMTSEFLMFYLNFMDLRPFLTGSTRPKLTQTDMLRIPLPKPSLPEQKAIAEILSTVDRAIEKTDEIIAKVERLKKGLMQELLAGRVRVKVENGKIRFYRETRFKDSEIGKVPEDWEVVKLGKVAEQRKEIVDPTEVDPVTPYVGLEHVNSGETKLSNFGKAEEVVSSKYRFYIRDILYGKLRPYLDKAVISNINGVCSTDFIVMRTKRDYTIPDFLIYVLHTKRFIDYSTAGMTGTNHPRTSWNWIAKFEFPLPPLQEQKAIAEILSTLDKKLELEKKEKERLERIKKGLMNVLLTGRVRVKVG
- a CDS encoding N-6 DNA methylase, with translation MIPVWDQLSDVENWVKQRYIVLAKEFGNKPFRLEDAEKVLKKAGIETGNVKELLSILRKKGLLEVEKDPEDFRRSIYRLLFVEKSVSPTRDKLFRSLKAGADLIRGGVDYKVLLLFLFYKALSDKWNALVESFVSEGHTKTQAYLLANRKYYVLYDENEQKLLTWHEVTKKRETLTELANALTRISRLNEKLSDLEKLVEILGFKGFISEDNLHTIESIIQIFNTLDFSKLPYDVIGDAYMWILNYFAPQKAKEGENYTPIEIVKLVVNLLDIEVDEESGVVTVLDPALGSGSMLIVSRDYVREKYGKEGEDVLMLYGQERNEIMGVIAKMNLILHDIKNYEIFIGDSLANPRFPQCDYVVANPPWNQDYNVNGLIEDPKVKKIYTQFTSTLPPKNSMDWGWIQLMLYFARKKVGIILDNGALFRGGSEKRIREAIVRRDLIEAVVLLPEKLFYNTGAPGCVIIFNKNKPEERKGKILFINASNEYEKHPEVRRLNRLGEKNIEKIVDAYREFKDIKGFARVVSIEEIAKNDYNLNVTLYVTPIVEEEEIDVVEEWRELEKIEAERDEIKAKLSEYVSEIMRVW
- a CDS encoding HEPN domain-containing protein, whose protein sequence is MAEYEKYLERAYEALESAKILFENEKYNASISQAYYAMFYASKALLSLKRIYPRTHRGVVSELGLRFVNEGYIEELYGKILAKGLQLRERVDYDVYYRASKEEAEEMINEAEMFVERIRRAIEEILKRGEGND
- the gyrB gene encoding DNA topoisomerase (ATP-hydrolyzing) subunit B; the protein is MEEYTAEQIEVLSDLEAVRKRPGMYIGGVGIRGLHHLLWEVIDNSVDEHLAGYCSRIRVVLHRDGSASVEDDGRGIPTEMHPLGKPALEIVMTKLHAGGKFSKKAYKVSGGLHGVGLSVVNALSEWVEVIVKRNGKIYRQRYERGVPVTPLEIIGETNETGTYVRFKPDEEIFETTEFRYDIVAHRLRELAYLNKGLKLELYDERSGKKEEFYSERGIVEFVEHLNANREKISDVIYISGERNGISVEVALQYTNTDFETILAYANNIHNVEGGTHVVGFRAALTRAINEYGKKNVKNFKPITGVDVREGLTAVISVKVPEPQFEGQTKTKLSNSEVKTAVETIVYSELMRWFEEHPEQANKIIEKCILAAKAREAAKRARDVIKRREEVATLPGKLADCSSKNPEERELFIVEGESAGGSAKQARDRRFQAILPIRGKIINVEKAGMVRVLKNDEIKAIIAAIGAGFGKDFDIKKARYRRIIIMTDADIDGAHIRTLLLTFFYRYMRPLIENGYLYIAQPPLYRVKKGKKVYYLYSDKELENLLKRIGDAEVQRYKGLGEMNPEQLWETTMDPKRRILIQVTLEDAAMAEEIVSILMGENTEDRKRFIMEHATEVRNLDT
- a CDS encoding damage-control phosphatase, translated to MRIAAKCPACLLNRVYLECKIATNDQSKIERAVGEALKILSEEYEKRGINALIATKVHRRVYEVLGVEDPYKPLKDRANAVAMKNLPFVEDFISKLSDKFYGAVVASIIGNAFDYGVLDHKVEEDNFKMYFLKMFAKGLTIDDTEEIKDLCRGKVVYVTDNAGEIFFDYLLIREIKKISEKVSVVVRGKPILSDATIEDAKLAGIDKVADEILPNGGEIGIDEEMLPEVTKSRIEEADVIVAKGMANYECLSESKWENVAFLLTAKCEPVARDIGVSVGSMVAMLK
- a CDS encoding antitoxin family protein, encoding MGKVVEAIYEKGVLKPLEKLDLKEGERVKIEIRRSVFGILKDWKVDSQKLKDKFRQTGG
- a CDS encoding nucleotidyltransferase domain-containing protein, which translates into the protein MKVEKIVEEFARELRKKHEDKVEAIIFFGSHARSEGREESDIDVLIIGDLKLDEAVDVAYPIFLKYGVYISPIVMNREHFETLKAERTGFIENVLKEGVFLYGGV
- a CDS encoding HEPN domain-containing protein, yielding MNLDNIEQILESPEKLDSLLKLLMSLERILESQDEQRYLEAKRFVESANEDLKASQILYNAGLYSSAVFHMQQATEKYFKAIAIYYFGLSKKNIRKYVKHDTPKIAILFLRKYQNIVKDLTMFFKDIVPEKYLADTSREYILNLERLINTNKRDIAQLNKEEIYKLIKLTRSLVESLESDDTKNKILNTLQDLNNNKSKIVNKILEVLNLSQISESKLDQIKKQIIKALDVSFTEAPHNVEIALKLASSICMLFFLGIITYPHATFTRYRQKSAPQYDIGLGIVDSFRDLLELLQLASDNINNLFNI
- a CDS encoding Piwi domain-containing protein, with amino-acid sequence MMLNIFEVDKNRVEVPQDVYLYKVHLKTLEQRKRDMCIAVLRNSFGYLDVNSFVIYSYKEIRDLPRRIKKYCDLEPTGKVKMNEVDENVRNALVKTFLRSKIRKDIKKLLKKFKKFQQSVGRWTVALDLERIELVEHNGEILVSFNVKLNISSMINLWDIIERDVNRLKGLCWSPENLNDNRIWFRYIPHLIIEEVEDFEESAKSFILSDVHTGEEFGGWTTEDLKKYPENEYGLSEDAIKKIGNYTQFDSTQPIIKGVTWSGKEYPFLPQHCIPAYNPMLATAEEKKRIEEIKINLKNKKDEIIRKIIEQLPYLKQPDNIEIKKVQETARLRAKFVKVEVTKGKITKTLSQPYEKPVSSTLDLFGWISRIIDGGDGIIEICIPDYIPENLSRIKEIEAFLLIENDLNENERKVGDKLLNDAIYVYNFVRSVCLRCGINIPYLNYKGNRFYFENSKEGIRDIYKRITTSLSGEIGFALIFGKRDNYEDEEGEDSFDYYNPLKSALFRNNILSQNFDVTNYVRGDGKINKNTIKYAVSNIIYNIFGKLGVKFFVLEEDVPYDYILGIDVGYGEAYTGKVAGCTTVHDSEGRLRNLIPIEKQNYPSKETARIKALLEEIEQKKKIYNIDFENKSILILRDGRINKEEINQLMEFSEERNCRITYIEIRKNIVHQFLVNSSQACYVKIGDYYILKAHNPRIGFPRAIKIARKIVIEGDAWRESSLTEDDILLIYKLTALNYSTIGRDSNLRIPAPIYYADKLVKALKKGWKFDERFLRYGILYFL